In the genome of Acidobacteriota bacterium, the window ATCGGCGCTTTACGGCTCTGGAGCGGTTGGCGGGGTCGTCAACGTCATCTCTCGCGAGCCCGCCCGCACTGGCGCCCTCGCGGAGCTGCGTCTCGACACGGCGCAGGGGCTGCCGAGCTACTCCGCGAGCGGGTCGGCCGACTGGGTGTCGCGCGACCGGGAGACGCTCGCCACGGGGTTCGTGCAATCCGACGGCGTGCGTCCACTCGACGTCGACGGCGACGGCTTCACCGAGGTCTCTCGCCGGCGTCTGGACGCGGTGGGCGGCCGCGTCACTCGCTACGCGCTGTCGAACCGCGCGAAGCTCTCGGTCGAAGCCACGCACCTCGGCGAGGACCGCCGAGGTGGCGATCTTCTGAGGCTGCCACCCGACCAGGCGAACATTGCCGAGTGGGTCCGCACGCGTCGGTCCGCTGTCGGCGCCGCGTGGTTCCATGCTCCGGGCCCCCGCCTCGACTACCGCATCACGGCCGCGGGTGCCGATACGGCGCGCGACAGCTACTACGGTACGGCTCAGGATCCGAATGCGTTCGGCGACACGCAGAACCGGCTGTGGCTCGTCGACACGCAGGTGAACCAGTACGCCGGACGCCACACGGTGTCGTGGGGCGCCCAGTTCTCCTGGGAGGTCCTTCGCGACCGTCAGCCAGCCTACGGTCGGCTGACCCGGGCATCGTACCGGAGCGCTGCCCTCTTCCTGCAGGACGAGTGGGCGTTCGGCCGCGGCTGGTCGCTGCTCTACGGCGCGCGCGCGGATCGACACACCGCCGTCGGCCGCTTCATCGCGTCGCCGAGATTCGCGCTGATGTACTCGCCGGGAGAGGCGCTCGACATCCGCGCCTCAATCGCCAGGGGCTTCCGCGCCCCGCAGGTGTTCGACGAGGACCTGCACCTGCGCTCGGTCGGCGGCGAGATGGTGCTCGTCCACCTCTCGCCCGGCCTGAAGGAGGAGACGTCGACCAACTCGATGATTGGAGCCGAGTGGAAGCCCGCCCTCTGGCACGGCCAGGCGCTGCTCGAGGCCAACGCGTTCTCGACCGCGCTCCGCGACCTCTACCACGTCACCGAGGCGAACGCTCCGGGCGCCGACGCGAGGGCGTTCCTCAAGCAGAACTTCGGCCGCGCCCGCGTGTACGGCATCGAGCTGAACGCCGGCTGGGGCCGGGGCGATACCTTTGTCGTGCAGGGCGGCGTCGTGGTGCAGCGTGCGAGGTTCGCCGAGCCGGAACCGGACTTCGGCAGCCGCGATTTCTTCCGTACGCCGCGTGTCTACGGCAACCTCACCGTCACCTGGCGCCACCCCCGCTACGGCGACTGGTTCGCAGGGCTGCGGTACACCGGGTCGATGACGGCGCCTCACTACGCGGGCTACATCGACGAAGACCGCCTCGAGACTGCGCCCTCGTTCGTCACGCTCGATGCGAGTTGGTCGTGGCCACTCTATGCGGGCCGACCGACGCTCGCGCTCACGCTGGGCGGCCGAAACCTCACCAACGCCTATCAGGAGGATCTCGATCGAGGCCCGTTGCGTGACGCCTCGTATGTCCACGGGCCACGCTTTCCCCGCAGTCTCGTCATGGGCCTGCGGGTCGAGTACTGACGCGATGGCGTGGAGCGACCAGAAGTCGATGCAGCTCGCAGCGGCGCTGACGGCGTCGCTCGCGGTGCTGTCGCCGCCGCCGGGCGCAGACGCTTCGGAGCGACCTCCGGCCGCACGGGCGGTGGCCGACGCGCGCCTCGACCGTCTCTCCGACGCGTGGGCCGCCCTGAGCGGGACCGACCTGTCGGGCGCCCGCCTCACCCCCACCCGATTCGCCGGCCGCGTCGTCGTCGTCGATTTCTGGGCGACCTGGTGCGCACCCTGCCTGGCCGAGATCCCCTGGCTCCGTCGCATCCGCGACGACTTCGGCACCGACCGCGTCGCCGTTGTCGGTGTCAACCTCGATGTCTCCGACCGTCGCACCCTCGTGGCATGGCTGAACCGGAAGCGGCTCGATTGGCCGCAGCTCCACGACGGTCGCGGCTACGCCGGCGCGGTTGCGAGGGCGTTTGACGTTACCTCGCTGCCGACGCTCGTCGTCGTCGACGCGCAGGGCCGCGTCGTCGCCACCGACCTGCGCGGCGAGCGCCTCTACACGGCGGTCGAGCAGTTGGTGTCTGCCCGTCCCGGCGCGCCTGCGTCTCTGCGGTGACGCTCCCTCTGCGCGTCTCCGCGCCCTCTCGTAATGACACCTGGTGACAACTTGCGCGCGCGGCTGTGCTAGCATCCGCGCCGTCCGCGATCCACAGCGGCCCGCCGGGGTTCGTGCTGCCGCGGCATCTCAGCATCGGGAGGGAATCGATGACCGCATGGGCGTTCCGCGCGCTCGGCAGTCGTAGCGCCGGGGCTTCAGCCCCCACACGGCACAACCCCTGTCGTAGCGCCGGAGCTTCAGCCCCGGCGGAGGTGACGCCACGACGAAGGGCACGTGCGACCCGCAGACAGGCACTCCTGCGTCAGCGGACTTACCGATCACCGGGCTCTGGGAGGAGCACGACATGACCCCACGACTGTGTCGCGCGCTCGGTGCGCTCGCAGCGGCGACCGTACTCGCCGCCCTTGTGTCCAATGTGCCCATCGACGCGCAGGCGCGGGCGGCGGCCGACCGTTTCGGCGGCCTCGCCGGCGGGCCCTACAACCGCCTCGTCATCCTGAATGCCATGGTGATTCCGGGTCATGGCGGTCCACCGGCCGGCCCCTACGACATCGTCATCGAGCGGAACGTGATCACGCAGATGACCCCGTTCGATCCGGTGACGGCGGAGCGGCGTGGCCGGACCGAACGGCCGAGCGGCGATCGGGTGATCGACGCGTCGGGCATGTACGTCATGCCGGGCATGATCGACCTCCACATGCACCTGCGCACGGAGCCGATGCCGCTCGAGTACGTCTACTACCTCAAGCTGGCGCACGGTGTGACCGCGATGGTGCCTGCGGCCGACCGCGGGCTCGATGCCGGCATGGAGCAGGCCCGTCTCTCGGCGGCCCACCAGATCCTCGCGCCGCGTCTCTATCCGATCTGGGGCTGGGCGCCGGGGTACCCGCGCGAGCAGGTGGAGGATCCGGCCGAGGCGCCCCGCATCGCGAAGGAGCTCGCCGCAAAGGGCATGCGCGTCGTATCGGTCGGCGGCCTGGCGTGGAACCCCGAGTTGTTCGGCGCGGTGTGCAAGGCCGTTTACGAGGCCGGCGGCATCACCACGGTGCATCTTCCGCCGTCGACCAACGCCGTCGTGAACGCCGTCAAGGCGGCCGAGCTCGGCGTCACGATGATCGAGCACCACTACGCCTACGCGGAGTCGTCGCTCGACCGGACGACACAGGACTTCCCGCGCGAGTACAACTTCGACGACGAGAGCGAGCGCTTCCGGCACGCTGGCAAGGTGTGGACCGAGGCCAACCGCGAGCGGCTGCTGACCGAGGTGGCCGAGCGCCTGGCCCGTTCGGGCGTGGCCATGCTGCCGACGCGTGTCGTCTATGAGGCCAACCGCGACTTCCTGCGCGCGACGAGCCTGCCATGGCACGAGAAGTACACGCATCAGGCGCTCTGGGAGTGGAACCTGCCGAACCGCGCCTTCCACGGCTCCTATCACTGGGACTGGACGTCGGACGACGAGTACTACTGGTACGAGGCGTTCGACCTGTGGGGCAAGCTGATCTTCGAGTTCAACAAGCGCGGCGGCCACGTGTCCTACGGTACCGACGACAGCTACATCTGGGCGACACCAGGCTTCTCGAACGTGCGTGAACTGCAGCTGATGCGTGAGAGCGGCCTGCACACGCTGGAGGTGCTGAAGGCGGCGACGCGCAACAGCGCCATCACGCTGCGCGAGCCGAAGCTCGGGCTCGTTCGACCGGGCTATCTCGCCGACCTCGTGCTGGTCGATGGCAACCCGGCCTACAACCTGCGGTTCCTGTACTCGTTCGGCGCCCTGCGCCTCGACAGGGACGGGAAGATGGTCCAGACCCGAGGCGCGGTGCACACCATCAAGGACGGCCTGGTGATCGAAAACGCGAAGCTGATGGCGGAGGTGGAGCGGATGGTGGCCGAGTCGAAGAAGGCTGCCAGACCCGATGTCGTCACACGACCGTTCACGACCGGGCGGTGATCGTCACGCTGTCCTCGTTGCAGTCTGCCTCGCGAGGGGCTGAAGCCCCTCGCGCTACGACCATCACGTCCGTAGCGCCGGGGCTTCAGCCCCGGCGGAGGTGACGCGGGGACGAAGAACACGGCACGACCCATAGACAGGCCATCGCGCGGAGACGATTCTCCGACCGCCAGGCTCTGGGAGGACGACGATATGACGCCACGACTGTTCCGCGCCCTCAGTGCGCTCGCGACGGCGACGGTGCTCGCCGCCCTCGTGTCCATCGTGCCCATCGACGCGCAGGGGAGAGCCGCCACCGACCGTTTCGGTGACCTCGCCGGCGGGCCCTACGATCGCCTCGTCATCCTGAACGCGATGGTCGTCCCCGGCCACGGCGGACCGCCGGGCGGCCCCTACGACATCGTCATCGAACGGAACGTGATCGCGCAGATGACGCCGTTCGATCCGGTGACGGCCGAGCGCCGGGGCCGCACCGAGCGGCCGACCGGCGATCGCGTCATCGACGCCACGGGCATGTACGTCATGCCGGGCATGATCGATCTCCACATGCACCTGCGCGGAGACGAGATGCCCATCGAGTACGTCTACTACCTCAAGCTTGCGCACGGTGTGACGACGATGGTGCCGGCGCCGGATCGTGGCCTCGACCGCGCCATGGAGCAGGCGCGCCTGAGCGAGAAGAACGAGATCCTCGCACCCCGGATGTACCCGCTCTGGAGCTGGAACCGCCTGCCAGGCTATACGCGTGAGGAACTCGAGGACCCCCGGCAGTCGGCACGCATTGCGAAGGAAATCGCGGCGAAGGGCATGCGCGTGGTCAGCATGGACCCCATGGCCTGGGATCGCGAGCTGTTCGGCGCCATCTGCAAGGGCGTCTGGGACGCCGGCGGCATCACCAGCGTGCATCTGCCGCCATCGACCAACGCGGTGATCGACGCCGTTCAGGCCGCCGAGCTCGGCGTGACGATGATCGAGCACCACTACGCGTATGCCGAGTCGTCTCTCGATCGCACGGTGCAGGACTTCCCGCGCGAGTACAACTTCAACGACGAGAGCGAGCGCTTCCGCCACGCCGGCAAGGTCTGGACCGAGGCCAACCGCGAGCGGCTGCTCACCGAGGTGGCCGATCGGCTGGCGAAGTCGGGCGTGACGATGTTGCCGACGCGCGTGGTCTACGAGGCCAACCGCGACTTCCTGCGCGCGATGAGCCTGCCGTGGCACGAGAAGTACACCCACCAGGCACTCTGGACCTGGAACCTGCCCAATCCCGCCTTCCACGGGTCGTACCACTGGGACTGGACCTCGGACGACGAATACTACTGGTACGAGGCGTTCGACCTCTGGGGCAAGCTGATCTTCGAGTTCAACAAGCGCGGGGGCCGCGTCGCGTACGGCACCGACGACAGCTACATCTGGGCGACGCCGGGCTTTTCGAACGTGCGCGAGCTGCAGCTCGTGCGCGAGAGCGGCCTGCACACGCTCGAGGTGCTGAAGAGCGCGACCCGCAACAGCGCCCTGACGCTTCGTGAGCCGAAGCTCGGGCTCGTGCGGCCCGGCTATCTTGCCGACCTCGTGCTGGTCGACGGCAACCCGGCCTACAACCTGCGGTTCCTCTACTCCTTCGGCGCGCTGCGCCTCGACAGCGACGGGAAGATGGTGCAGACGCGTGGCATCGTTCACACCATCAAGGACGGCGTCGTGACCGAGAACGCCAGGCTGATGGCCGAGGTGGAGAGAATGGTGGCCGAGTCGAAGAAAGGCGCACGGCCCGACATCGTCACGCGACCGTTCACGACCGGGCGGTGAACGTCACGTCGTCCTCGTCGTCGCGCCGGGGCCTCAGCCGGGCGGCGATGACCCTGCCTCGCGAGGGGCTGAAGCCCCTCGCGCTGCGACCATCACTACGATCATCGTGTCCGTCGCGCCGGGGCGGCGACTATCGTGTCCGAGGAGCCGGGGCTTCAGCCCCGGCGAATCCCTGCCACGACGCGATCACGTCGTCGGTGGTCTTCACCTGCGCGTCGGCATCGGCGGCGTACCAGGTCTTGAAGTACTCGAGCCCCTGGCGGTGCGCTTCGTCGGTGAACGCCTGCATCGCGTCGCTCACCCACACGAGGTCGTAGCCGCGCTGGAACGCGTCTCCCGACGTGTGGCGCGCGCAGCAGTCGGTGTGCAGCCCGGTGATGTAGAGCGTCGTGAGGCCGCGACGTCTCAGCTCGGCGTCGATGTCGGTGCTCACGAACGGACTGTAGGTCGTCTTCTCGAGCACGAGATCGCCCGGCTTCGGTGCCAGCGCCGGGACGATCTCGGCGTGCCACGTCCCCTTCATCGCGTGCGGCGGCCACTTGGCGAGCTCGACGTCGCCCGGCGTGTGCGCATCGGTGGCGTAGATCACGGTCACACCCGCCGCGCGCGCGGCTTCGAGCAGCCTGACGAGCGTCGGCACGATGGCCTGCGCTCGCGTCTGATAGTCGGCTCCGCCCGCATCGGCGATGACGCCGCCAGGGAAGACGAAGTCGTTGGCGAGATCGACGACGACGACAGCGCACGCGGTCGGGACGGGAGCGGATGGACGGGACATGGCACGCCTCCCATTGGTGGACGGGACGCCGGCGAGGGGCCGTCTGGGCAACGCCTTGGCCCACCGGGATTGGCGGGCCGCTCTCGCCGGGGCGCAGCATCGGCTGCGCAATCGCGTCGGCCCCGCATCGCGACCCGGTCGCGTGCAGGTCCAACACTTCCATCGTAGCATCGATCGCTCGACGCGAGGCGCCCACCGAAGCCTCGCGCTCCCCCGCTGCGTCGCGCACCGCCCCGGCCCGACGCTACCGGCCCGCGAGATCGCGGAACAGCTTCGCGTACTTGGCGTGCAGGTGGTCGGCGTCGAACTCGCGCTCGGCGGTTTCGCGCGCCGCAGCGGCCAGCCTGGCTCGCAGCGACGCGTCCGAGATGACACGATCGAGCGGGCCGACGAGCGTCGCAGGCGCCTTCGGCTCGCAGAAGAGCGCGTTCGCTCCATCCACGAGATACTCCGCCATTCCGCCAACGCGTGAAGCGACCACCGGCAGCCTCGATGCCATCGCCTCCACGACGGCCGCCGGCGAGGCCTCCCAGTGGGACGGCTGCACGAAGATGTCGGCGGCGCGGAAGAACGGCGCGGGGTCGCTCGTCGGTCCGTGGAAGACGACGCGACCCTCGAGACCCGCCTCTACCACCATCCGTCGGGCCGCCGGTCCGGCGTCGAGGTGATGGCCGGCCATGTCGGGGCCCACGACCACGAGTACTGCCGTCGCGTCGTCGATGTGCCGCCAGGCGTCGAGCAGGTCGAGGATGCCTTTCTCGACGCTCAACCGCGCGACGTAGAGCACGATCGTGCGGTCGGGCGGCCAGCCCACTTCGGCGCGGAGGGCCTCGCGCTCGCCGATCGTCGCCGGTCGGAATCGCCGCAGATCGACGCCGTAGGGCAGGTAGTGCACGCGGTCGGGTGGTACGCCAGAGGCGAGCGCCTCGCGCTCGATCTCGCGAGTGATGCACGGGTAGGCGTTGGCCGACCGATAGAGTCGCTGCATCGGCCACTTCAGCAGCCGTCCAAGCCATCCCTGGCCATCGACGCCCAGGCGCCGGAGCGCGGGGTCCCAGTTGGCGCACGACAGGATGCCCGTCACGCCCGTCTCGAGGACGACCGGTCGATCCAGGAGGCGGCCCGCGATCAACGCGGCGAGGCCGATGCCGCGGTAGTCGGGACAGTAGACGACGTCGAACTCCCGACGCAGTCGAAGCATCGCCACCGTCGCGAACGGGATCATCACCCACTTCGCCCAACCGGCCCGCGGCCCGCGCGGCGCGACGCGCGTGACCGGCACGCCGTCCACCACGGGCGGCTCGTCGCCCTCACCGAGGCGCTTGGTCACGACGGCGATGCCGAACCCCTCAGCGTGTAGCGCGCGCACGATCTGACGGGTGTGGGTCTCCACGCCCCCCACGACCGGATGGTAGTACGTCGACAGCACGAGGACGCGAGGCGCGGTCACGTTCGAGGCGGGCTGGTCACGAGATGAGACGGCCTCGTCCATCACGAGCCGAGCACGAAGGCGAACGCCTCGCGCAGCTCGGCGTCGGCATTCGGGGGGAAGGCATGGCCGACCCCGTCGACGACCTTGACGCGGACGGATGCTCCGGCGGCCTCGAGCCGGTTCGCTCCCGATCGGATGAGGGTGATGCCGGGATCCTGGGCTCCGGCGAGCACGTAGACACGCGGGAAGCCGCCGGGCGCCGGCTGCGGCACCGGTGCGACGCGATGCTCGTACACGCCAGCGATCGCCACCACGCCCGCGTAGAGGTCGGGTCGACGGGCTGCGCACAACAGCGCGAGGTTGGCGCCCTCCGAAAAGCCCGTGAGGACGAGACGCGTCTGGTCGACGCCGTGCTTCGCGCGCGCTTCGGCGATGGCGCGCTCGACCAGGTACTCGCCCTCCTCGACGCGGCCCCACGTGTAGCCGCGGCCTGACCTCGTCACGCCCTCCGGCGCGATCAGGATGGCGCCGAGCTCCTGGGCCACGCGACGGTACACCGACGCGATCTCGGCGGCCCGCCCGCCGGTGCCGTGCAGCGCGACGAGCAGGGGCGCGGGTCGTGCCGGGGTGTACCCTCTCGGGAGGTAGGTGAGCACCGTGGCGCGGTCGGCCTCGACCTTGAAGGCGTCGAGCGCGCGCGCGCTGTTGGCTTCGACACGTTCGACGATGGCCGCGAACTCCGGCAGCACGCGCAGCGGGTCGAGGTCCTCGTCGCGTCGGAGCGTCGCGAGGTGCGCGAAGCCGAGCTCCGCGCTGCGCGAGAGGGCGGAGAGGCCGCGCCCCAGCTCGCCGCCGCGGGCCGACACGGCAGCCAGGTTGTAATGAGCCAGCGGGTCGTCGGGAAAGGCGAGCGTCAGGCGCTCGGCGGCTTCGATCGCCTTCGGCCAGTCGGCCGCGTCGTACGCCTGGCGGAACGCCGTCTCGAGGATGCGCCGCGCCGGGCTCGCCTGTGCCAGCAGCGTCGCGCCGATGGCGGCGACGGCGCACGCCAGCGTCGCCGCCGCCACGACTCGTCTGCCGCTCACTGGCCTTTCACCCACTGATTCATCCAGTCGATGAACGTCCGGTACCACAAGGCGCTGTTCTGGGGTCTGTTGATCCAGTGTCCCTCGTCCGGGAAGTAGAGCAGCCGCGACGGCACGCCTCGCCGCTGCAGCGTCGTGAACAGCTGGAAGCCCTCGCCCACGGGCACGCGGAAGTCGAGCTCACCGTGAATCACCAGCGTGGGCGTCGCGAAGCGGTCGGCGTATCGGTGCGGCGACCACTTCTCGTACGCCTCGAGGTTGGTCCACGGCGTGCCCTCGAACTCCCACTCGACGAACCAGAGCTCCTCGGTCACGCCGTACATGCTCGTGAGGTTGTAGACACCCGCATGACTGACGAGCGCCCTGAACCGGTCGGTGTGCCCGAGGAACCAGTTCATCATGTAGCCGCCGTACGACGCGCCGGCCGCGCCCATCCTCTCGGGATCCACGTACGGCAGCGTCTCGGCGTAGTCGAGTCCCTTCATCAGGTCTTCGAAGACCTTGCCGCCCCAGTCGTTGCGGATGCCGTCGATGAACGCCTGGCCGAAGCTGGTGGATCCGCGCGGGTTCGGCATGAAGACCACGTAGCCCGCCGATGCGAAGACCTGCGGGTTCCAGCGGTACGACCAGCCGTCGTTCCACGCGCTCTGCGGGCCGCCGTGCACGAGGAACAGCAGCGGGTAGCGGACGGTGGGATCGAAGTTGGCGGGCTTCACGATCCAGGCCTGCACGGGGGCCGCTCCGGCACCGGGGTACGTGACGCTCTCACCCGAGCGCAGTCGGAACGGCGCGAGCTTCGCGTCGTTGACGCGCGTGACCGCCGCGAGCCCTGAGCCGTCCGCCGCGACGCGCCAGATCTCCGCCGACGCCGTGAGGGTGTTGCGCGAGAAGACGACGGTCTTGCCGTCGGCCGCGAGTTGAAGACTCGCGTTCACGCCCCCCGTGACGATCGGCTTCGGCGTGCCCCCGAGGTCGACCTGCCACAGGGGAAGCGTGGCCTGGTCGTCGGCGGCGATGACGAACCCCGACGAGTCGGGACGCCACACGTACTCGTCGACGTGCCGATCGAAGTCGGCCGTGGCGGCGCGGTGCGTCCCGGCCTGCCGGTCGAACACCATCAGCCGCCAGCGATCCGATTCGTAGCCGGCGCGCTCCTGCGCCCGGTAGGCGATGTACCGCCCATCCGGCGAGTACACCGGTCCACCATCGGCTCCCGGGTTGGTCGTGATCCGTGTCGGGACCGCGGCCGGGTCGGTGAATCGCATGACGAAGAGATCGCTGTTCGTGCTGATGGCCTCGACCGGGTCCGTCTTGCGGGCGAAGGCGACCTCGGCCGAGTCGGGCGAGAACGCGTAGTCCTCGGGGCCACCGAGCGAGAAGGGAGGCACGTCGGCCGCGCCGGGCGTGAGGTCGCGCGGCGGGCCGCTGCCGTCGGCGGGCATGACGAACAGGTGGCTGAACCGCCCTTCCCGCCACGTGTTCCAATGGCGGAACAGCAGGCCGTCAATCAGGCGCGCGCCCGTCTTGCGGGCTTCGTCCTCCTTGAGGCGGCGGGCGTTGCACGCCTCGTCGCGGCATTCCGGGTAGGCCTCGGACACGAAGGCCAGCCACCTGCCGTCGGGCGACCAGACGACGCCAGAGGCGCCGGTGGCGAGCGAGGTCAGCTTCGTCGGCTCGCCCTGGGCGGTCGTGCCCGACACCGCGACGGAGTAGATCTGCGGCGCGCCGTCGCGCGCCGACACGAACGCCAGACGTGTGCCGTCAGGAGACCAGCGAGGCCGGTCGTCGCTCTTCGGCGACGCGACGAGACGGACGGCGTCGCCGCCCGCGACCGGCACGATCCAGATGTCGTTGTTGCGGCCGTTGTTCTCGAGGTCGATTTCAGTGACGACGAACGCCACGCGCGTGCCGTCGGGCGAGAGCTGCGGGTCCGACACGCGATCGAGCTTCAGCATGTCGTCCACGGTGAACGGCGGGACGGTCTGGGCCCGCGCCACGGGCGCCACAACCAACCCGGCCATGAGCGCGAGCATCGCGGCGAAGGCCATCAGGCGGCCCTGCCGCCACATTCCTGGAAGTAATGAAAGCATCACGTCCTCCGGGGTAATAGGGTACACCCAGGGATGGGCGCAAGGCTCGCCCTACGGTGAGGGTTCCCAGGCGGGGGGGCGCGCGGCGAAGCCGTAGGCCGTGAACCCGCCGTCGACGGCCACGACCTGCCCGGTGACGTACGACGCAGCCGGCAAACAGAGAAAGGCCACCACCCGCGCCACCTCCTCGGGATCGGCCACGCGGCCGAGCGGCGTCCTGGCGCGGATCCGGTCGAGCGTCGCCGCGTCGCCGAGCACGGGCTCGACCAGTCTGGTCTTCGTGTACCACGGCGAGACGACGTTGACGCGGATGCCGGCGGGCGCCCACTCGACGGCAATCGCGCGCGCGAACTGGTGCAGTCCGCCCTTGGTCAGCGCGTACACGGACCCCGATCCGACCGACACCTGCCCGCCGACCGAGCCGATGAACACCGCGCTCGCCCGACGCGAGGCGGCGAGCCTCGGGTACGCGAGCCGCGCGACATCGAACGCCGAGACCAGGTTCGTCTCGAGGATTCGTCGGAACTCCTCGCCGGTGTAGTCGGCCGTCGGTTTGCGGACGTTCATGCCCGCGCTGTGGACGAGCACTTCGAGGCGATCCCACGCCGCCGGCCAGCCGGCCCCGAGCGCCGCCCGGCCCTCGGCCGTTGCCACGTCGGCGCGGAGCTCCAACACCGGCCGGCCCGTCTCCTGCTCGAGGGCCAGGCGGTCGTCCAGATCGACGGGCGTGCGCGACACCACCAGCACGTTCGCACCGAGCCGCCCGAGCTCGACGGCCGTGGCCCAGCCGATTCCTCGTGAACCGCCCACGATCATCGCCCGCGCGCCGTCGAGCCGCCACACCGCGTCGTTTGTCGTCATGGGGGGAGTGTACCGGACGCGGTGTACCCTTTGGACATGGACCTCAGGAAGACGCTGACGGGCGCCGTCGTCATGGCGCCGATGACGAAGGGGTCGAACCTGCCCTACCGGCAGCTCTGCGTGGAGCTCGGCGCGCGCGTGCTCGTCGGCGAGATGGCCGTGGCGAGACGCCTGAAGCAGCGGCGCCGCGGCGAGCTGGCGCTGATCCGTCGCTTCGACGGTGAACCGTGCTTCGGAGTACAGCTCGCCGGCAACAAGTACGACGAGATGGCGTGGGCGGCCGCGCTCGCCGAAGCTCGCGGCGCCGACTTCGTCGACGTCAACCTCGGCTGCCCGATCGATCACTTCACGCGCAAGGGACTGGGTGCCGCGCTCGCCCGGCAGCCCGGACGCGTCCGCCGCATCGTCGAATCGATGCGCGGGGCCGTGCAGTCGGTGCCCATGACGGTGAAGATCCGCCTGGGCTGGGACGCCGAGCACCTGAACTACCTCGACCTGGCTCGGGCCGCCGTCGACGGCGGCGCCGCTGCCGTGTTCGTGCACGGACGCACGCGCGTCGATCGCTATCGCCATGCCGCGAACTGGGACGCGATCGGGGAGCTCGCCGCGGCGCTGCCGGTGCCCGTCGTCGGCAACGGCGACCTGCTGTTTCGTCACGAGATCGAAGCCGCCGTGGCCCGCAGCGGCTGCGCCGGCGTGATGGTGGCGCGCGGCGCGCTGATTGCGCCGTGGATCTTCCATGCCGCGACCGGCGCCCCTGAGGACGTCGCCGCCGACGCGCGCCTCGAGATCTACCGACGTTACGTCGCGCTGGCGCGGGCGCACTGGGGCGACGACGATCACGGCCTCGCCCGCGTGACCGAGTTCACGCGCTGGCACCTCGGGTTCTGGTGCCGCTACCGGCCGCCGCGTGCCGACGGCAGCTACCCGACCATGCAGGAGCGCGACGCGGTGTTCGTGCCGCGCTCCGCGCTCGAAGCCCTGCTCTCGCGCGGCGACGAACCGGCGCTGGCGTATCTCACCGCATGCCTTGTCGAGCACCGCGAGGTCGTCCCGGGCGAAGCGCCCGATCGCGACGGAGGTGAGGACGCGGAGGGCGCCGCGGCGCCCCTCGTGGCCGGGTAGCGCATCCCGTCGCGCCGGGGCTTCAGCGCCGGCGGCGGACGTCCTTCACGCCCGCGAGGTTCGCCCGACCGGCGCATGGGCCGGGTGGCCGAACTCGTGCGGCACGCCGCCGAGCCCCAGCTCGATCCACCGCGCGTCGAATCGGGCCCAGAGCTTCTCCTCTGGCAGCTTGCTGTGACTGACCGGGAACTCGAGGACCTCGTTCGGCACGCGCAGGTGGTTCGCGATCGGATAGACCGTCTCCGGCGGCGTGATCGAATCGACGAGGCCGACGCCGACGACGGTCGGGCACCGGACGCGTCCCGCGAAGTTGATCGGGTCGAAGTAGCGGAGTGCGAGCATCACGTCTTCGGCGCACTCCGGGAACCTCTCGACATACCGAGCGATCTCGATGCCCGATCCGCCCTTCACGAAGAAGAGCCGGCCCTCGGCCCAGCCCAGCGTCGGCACCGCGAGGGCCAGCAGGTCGGCCTGTGGCCGCACGGCCTCGGCCATGACGGCGAGGCCGCCGGCGAAGCTCTGGCCGTG includes:
- a CDS encoding TonB-dependent receptor, translated to MLATCLLTATRLAAADMAGPSTKAPDACFVEGTVVDPTGLPVPGVVVTIDDATVSVVTDGRGRYCLPAMPGEIRGMLTIVATLDGFAPVRAGVPAGRPPHALDLRLEPSAVREQVVVTPTRTSRRLGDVPVRTEVIGAPLIRAIGARTLADAVEFTTGVRVESNCQNCNFSELRLLGLGGPYTQILIDGQPVISSLAHVYGLEQIPARMIERIEVVKGGGSALYGSGAVGGVVNVISREPARTGALAELRLDTAQGLPSYSASGSADWVSRDRETLATGFVQSDGVRPLDVDGDGFTEVSRRRLDAVGGRVTRYALSNRAKLSVEATHLGEDRRGGDLLRLPPDQANIAEWVRTRRSAVGAAWFHAPGPRLDYRITAAGADTARDSYYGTAQDPNAFGDTQNRLWLVDTQVNQYAGRHTVSWGAQFSWEVLRDRQPAYGRLTRASYRSAALFLQDEWAFGRGWSLLYGARADRHTAVGRFIASPRFALMYSPGEALDIRASIARGFRAPQVFDEDLHLRSVGGEMVLVHLSPGLKEETSTNSMIGAEWKPALWHGQALLEANAFSTALRDLYHVTEANAPGADARAFLKQNFGRARVYGIELNAGWGRGDTFVVQGGVVVQRARFAEPEPDFGSRDFFRTPRVYGNLTVTWRHPRYGDWFAGLRYTGSMTAPHYAGYIDEDRLETAPSFVTLDASWSWPLYAGRPTLALTLGGRNLTNAYQEDLDRGPLRDASYVHGPRFPRSLVMGLRVEY
- a CDS encoding TlpA family protein disulfide reductase, producing MAWSDQKSMQLAAALTASLAVLSPPPGADASERPPAARAVADARLDRLSDAWAALSGTDLSGARLTPTRFAGRVVVVDFWATWCAPCLAEIPWLRRIRDDFGTDRVAVVGVNLDVSDRRTLVAWLNRKRLDWPQLHDGRGYAGAVARAFDVTSLPTLVVVDAQGRVVATDLRGERLYTAVEQLVSARPGAPASLR
- a CDS encoding amidohydrolase family protein; the protein is MTPRLCRALGALAAATVLAALVSNVPIDAQARAAADRFGGLAGGPYNRLVILNAMVIPGHGGPPAGPYDIVIERNVITQMTPFDPVTAERRGRTERPSGDRVIDASGMYVMPGMIDLHMHLRTEPMPLEYVYYLKLAHGVTAMVPAADRGLDAGMEQARLSAAHQILAPRLYPIWGWAPGYPREQVEDPAEAPRIAKELAAKGMRVVSVGGLAWNPELFGAVCKAVYEAGGITTVHLPPSTNAVVNAVKAAELGVTMIEHHYAYAESSLDRTTQDFPREYNFDDESERFRHAGKVWTEANRERLLTEVAERLARSGVAMLPTRVVYEANRDFLRATSLPWHEKYTHQALWEWNLPNRAFHGSYHWDWTSDDEYYWYEAFDLWGKLIFEFNKRGGHVSYGTDDSYIWATPGFSNVRELQLMRESGLHTLEVLKAATRNSAITLREPKLGLVRPGYLADLVLVDGNPAYNLRFLYSFGALRLDRDGKMVQTRGAVHTIKDGLVIENAKLMAEVERMVAESKKAARPDVVTRPFTTGR
- a CDS encoding amidohydrolase family protein, which translates into the protein MTPRLFRALSALATATVLAALVSIVPIDAQGRAATDRFGDLAGGPYDRLVILNAMVVPGHGGPPGGPYDIVIERNVIAQMTPFDPVTAERRGRTERPTGDRVIDATGMYVMPGMIDLHMHLRGDEMPIEYVYYLKLAHGVTTMVPAPDRGLDRAMEQARLSEKNEILAPRMYPLWSWNRLPGYTREELEDPRQSARIAKEIAAKGMRVVSMDPMAWDRELFGAICKGVWDAGGITSVHLPPSTNAVIDAVQAAELGVTMIEHHYAYAESSLDRTVQDFPREYNFNDESERFRHAGKVWTEANRERLLTEVADRLAKSGVTMLPTRVVYEANRDFLRAMSLPWHEKYTHQALWTWNLPNPAFHGSYHWDWTSDDEYYWYEAFDLWGKLIFEFNKRGGRVAYGTDDSYIWATPGFSNVRELQLVRESGLHTLEVLKSATRNSALTLREPKLGLVRPGYLADLVLVDGNPAYNLRFLYSFGALRLDSDGKMVQTRGIVHTIKDGVVTENARLMAEVERMVAESKKGARPDIVTRPFTTGR